Proteins from a single region of Lelliottia sp. JS-SCA-14:
- the ubiK gene encoding ubiquinone biosynthesis accessory factor UbiK, which produces MIDPKKIEQIARQVHESMPKGIREFGDDVEKKIRQVLQSQLTRLDLVSREEFDVQTQVLLRTREKLALLEQRLTELENRSQPAEVKPAPAIPPVEEA; this is translated from the coding sequence ATGATTGACCCGAAAAAAATTGAACAAATTGCCCGTCAGGTTCATGAATCCATGCCGAAAGGCATTCGTGAGTTTGGCGATGACGTCGAGAAGAAAATCCGCCAGGTACTGCAGTCGCAGCTGACGCGTCTTGATCTGGTGAGCCGTGAAGAGTTTGACGTGCAGACGCAGGTTCTGCTGCGTACCCGCGAAAAGCTGGCGCTGCTTGAACAGCGTCTGACCGAGCTGGAAAACCGCAGTCAGCCAGCGGAAGTGAAACCGGCGCCGGCGATCCCGCCCGTCGAAGAAGCATAA